The DNA region CAATACTGGCTATTTTATTGGTTCTATGTTCTTTTGTTTCTCTTTAGTTTTACTTTACTCTATGTCAGGAACATATCATATTTTATATACTGGAAATTTAAAAAAAATATTTAAAATTCTAGACCACTCTGCTATTTATATTTTAATAGCAGGTTCCTATACACCATATCTTTTAGGATTTTTTGATGGAAAAATTAAATGGATTTTATTTTTTATACAATGGGGAATAGCTTTAATTGGAATTATTTTTAAAGTTTTTTTTATTGGAAAATTTAAAATTTTTTCTACATTAATATATCTTTTTATGGGATGGATGATAATTTTTGTCTTTGATGATCTTAAAAATTTAATAAGTCCATTATCATTAAAATTACTAATAGCTGGTGGTATATCTTACTCTATTGGTAC from Candidatus Fusobacterium pullicola includes:
- a CDS encoding hemolysin III family protein, producing MEEISRAEEWVNSLTHYFGVILALIGTGALIVKTLESNNTGYFIGSMFFCFSLVLLYSMSGTYHILYTGNLKKIFKILDHSAIYILIAGSYTPYLLGFFDGKIKWILFFIQWGIALIGIIFKVFFIGKFKIFSTLIYLFMGWMIIFVFDDLKNLISPLSLKLLIAGGISYSIGTIFYAMKKIKFMHGVWHLFVLAGSIFNYLSVYFIL